The Vicinamibacterales bacterium DNA window AGACCAGCGACGTGAAGCTGATCCTCACCTCGCACGGCCACTACGATCACGTGGGCGGCGTGCACGCGCTGCAGCGCTACACCGGCGCCACCGTCCTGGCCAGCGCCGGGACCGCCCGTGCATTGGCGCTCGGCGCGCCGGTGCCCGAGGACCCGCAGGCGCCGCCCGGACCGCCGCCAGGCGTGGACTACTTCCCGAAGGCCGAGCACGTGCGGGTCGTGAAGGACGGCGAAGTCGTGCGGCTCGGCGGCGTGTCCGTGACCGCGCACTACGTGCCCGGCCACACGCCCGGAGCCACGACCTGGACCTGGCAGTCGTGTGAGGGCGACCGGTGTCTGTCCATGGTCTACGCCGACAGCATCTCGAGCGTGTCGAACGACGGCTTTCGCTTCACCGCGCAGCCCGGGCTGGTGGAGCGGTTCCGCCAGAGCATCCGCGCCGTCGCCGATCTGCCGTGCGACATCATGGTGTCGACCCATCCGTCGGCGTCCCGCATGGACGAAAAGGTGAAGGCTCGCGCCACGCGTGCTCCCGGCTCGCCGGATCCCTTCATCGAACCC harbors:
- the bla gene encoding subclass B3 metallo-beta-lactamase, translating into MPAPRLAVLVLAAACVPARGLAQAPPALVPDPPAVCTNCAEWNAPREPFTVYGNTYFVGPAGVSALLITSDRGHILVDTGLPQSAAVIDANIRALGFKTSDVKLILTSHGHYDHVGGVHALQRYTGATVLASAGTARALALGAPVPEDPQAPPGPPPGVDYFPKAEHVRVVKDGEVVRLGGVSVTAHYVPGHTPGATTWTWQSCEGDRCLSMVYADSISSVSNDGFRFTAQPGLVERFRQSIRAVADLPCDIMVSTHPSASRMDEKVKARATRAPGSPDPFIEPGACKALAASAMQALDARVKAEGGAKR